A stretch of Rhodoferax potami DNA encodes these proteins:
- a CDS encoding YebC/PmpR family DNA-binding transcriptional regulator, whose amino-acid sequence MGAQWKAKGKALVADAKGRLFTKLVKEITVAARGGPDPAANAKLRLVVEQARKVSMPKETLERAIKKGAGLTGEVINYEHVIYEGFAPHQVAVMVECLTDNVKRTAPEMRVLFRKGQLGTSGSVAWDFNHLGMIEASPTAADSDAEVAAIEAGAQDFEAGDEEGNTVFYTDPADLDLVARALPNFGFNVLSMKLGYKAKNPVDPTSLSAEALEEVEAFLAAIDGNDDVQNVYVALAG is encoded by the coding sequence ATGGGCGCGCAATGGAAAGCAAAGGGCAAGGCCCTGGTGGCCGATGCCAAAGGCCGGCTGTTTACCAAACTGGTGAAAGAAATTACGGTAGCCGCCCGCGGCGGCCCCGACCCGGCTGCCAACGCCAAACTGCGCCTGGTGGTCGAACAGGCCCGCAAGGTCTCGATGCCCAAAGAAACGCTGGAGCGCGCCATCAAAAAAGGTGCCGGCCTGACAGGCGAGGTCATCAACTACGAACACGTTATCTACGAAGGCTTTGCGCCTCACCAGGTAGCGGTGATGGTGGAGTGCCTGACCGACAACGTGAAACGCACCGCCCCTGAAATGCGCGTGTTGTTCCGCAAAGGCCAGCTGGGCACCAGTGGCTCGGTGGCATGGGACTTCAACCACCTGGGCATGATCGAAGCCTCCCCTACCGCGGCCGACTCGGACGCTGAAGTGGCCGCTATTGAAGCCGGCGCACAAGACTTTGAAGCCGGTGACGAAGAAGGCAACACCGTGTTCTACACCGACCCCGCCGACCTGGACTTGGTGGCCCGCGCCCTGCCCAACTTCGGCTTCAACGTGCTGTCGATGAAGCTGGGCTACAAGGCCAAAAATCCTGTCGACCCCACCAGCCTGAGCGCCGAAGCGCTGGAAGAAGTGGAAGCCTTCCTGGCCGCCATCGACGGCAACGACGACGTGCAAAACGTGTACGTGGCGCTGGCGGGTTGA
- a CDS encoding DUF1294 domain-containing protein, translating to MKQLTAAALAALWAAGLGWGIFQHRLPPLVLVLALALNVATFVAYWLDKRAARARQWRIQEKTMHLLALAGGWPAARLAQQVLRHKTVKPGFQAMYWLTVWAHLAALVAYVFWDRIKSLLNS from the coding sequence TTGAAGCAGCTAACTGCCGCCGCTCTGGCGGCACTCTGGGCGGCGGGGCTGGGTTGGGGCATCTTCCAACACCGCCTGCCGCCCTTGGTTTTGGTGCTCGCTCTTGCGCTAAATGTCGCGACCTTTGTCGCTTACTGGTTGGACAAGCGCGCTGCCCGCGCCCGCCAATGGCGCATTCAAGAAAAGACCATGCACTTGCTGGCCCTTGCCGGCGGCTGGCCCGCCGCGCGACTGGCGCAGCAGGTGTTGCGACACAAGACCGTCAAGCCCGGTTTTCAGGCGATGTATTGGCTGACGGTGTGGGCGCACCTCGCTGCACTGGTCGCCTACGTGTTCTGGGACCGGATCAAATCGCTCCTGAATTCATAG